In the Mytilus trossulus isolate FHL-02 chromosome 1, PNRI_Mtr1.1.1.hap1, whole genome shotgun sequence genome, one interval contains:
- the LOC134722778 gene encoding tubulin alpha-1A chain-like, which produces MRECISVHVGQAGVQTGNACWELYCLEHGIQPDGQMPSDKTIGGGDDSFNTFFGETGSGKHVPRAVFADLEPTVVDEVRTGTYRRLFHPEQLITGKEDAANNYARGHYTVGRQLVDQVLDRIRKLADQCTGLQGFLIFHSFGGGTGSGFTSLLMERLSVDYGKKSKLEFAVYPAPQVSTAVVEPYNAVLTTHTTLEHSDCAFMVDNEAIYDICRRNLDIERPTYTNLNRLIGQIVSSITASLRFDGALNVDLTEFQTNLVPYPRIHFPLATYAPVLSVEKAYHEQLSVAEITNAVFEPANQMVKCDPRHGKYMACCMLYRGDVVPKDVNAAIATIKTKRTIQFVDWCPTGFKVGINYQPPTVVPGGDLAKVQRAVCMLSNTTAIAEAWARLDHKFDLMYAKRAFVHWYVGEGMEEGEFSEAREDMAALEKDYEEVGVDSIDEEGEEEAEEY; this is translated from the exons AGGGAATGCATTTCAGTCCACGTCGGACAGGCTGGAGTTCAGACCGGAAATGCATGCTGGGAACTGTATTGTTTGGAGCACGGCATCCAGCCTGATGGTCAGATGCCCTCAGACAAGACCATTGGAGGCGGTGACGACTCCTTCAACACCTTCTTCGGTGAGACCGGATCTGGTAAACACGTACCCAGGGCTGTCTTTGCTGATCTGGAACCTACTGTAGTCG ATGAGGTCAGAACTGGTACTTATCGTCGTCTCTTCCACCCAGAACAACTTATTACAGGCAAGGAAGATGCTGCAAACAATTACGCCAGAGGTCATTACACAGTCGGAAGACAACTTGTCGATCAGGTGTTGGACAGAATCCGAAAATTGGCTGACCAATGTACTGGTCTCCAGGGATTCCTCATCTTCCACAGTTTCGGAGGCGGTACTGGGTCAGGATTTACATCACTTCTCATGGAACGTCTCAGTGTTGATTAcgggaaaaaatcaaaacttgaaTTCGCCGTCTACCCAGCACCTCAAGTCTCCACTGCCGTCGTAGAACCATACAACGCCGTCTTGACCACTCACACAACTCTTGAACACTCCGATTGCGCTTTCATGGTAGACAACGAAGCCATATACGATATCTGCAGACGTAACTTGGACATTGAGAGACCAACATACACAAACCTTAACCGTCTTATCGGTCAGATCGTCAGTTCAATTACTGCTTCCCTCAGATTCGACGGTGCTTTAAACGTAGACCTGACCGAGTTCCAGACCAACTTGGTACCATACCCACGTATCCATTTCCCTTTGGCTACATACGCACCAGTTCTTTCTGTTGAAAAAGCTTATCACGAACAATTATCTGTAGCTGAAATTACAAACGCAGTGTTCGAACCAGCAAATCAGATGGTCAAATGCGATCCAAGACACGGCAAATACATGGCTTGCTGTATGTTGTACAGAGGAGATGTTGTTCCTAAAGATGTCAACGCCGCCATTGCTACCATCAAAACAAAGAGAACCATCCAGTTCGTCGACTGGTGTCCAACTGGTTTCAAAGTTGGCATCAATTACCAGCCACCAACTGTTGTACCAGGAGGTGACTTGGCTAAGGTACAGAGAGCAGTATGTATGTTGAGCAACACCACTGCCATTGCTGAGGCATGGGCTCGTCTTGACCACAAATTTGACTTGATGTACGCCAAGCGCGCCTTCGTCCATTGGTACGTCGGAGAAGGTATGGAAGAAGGAGAATTCTCAGAGGCCCGAGAAGATATGGCCGCTCTCGAGAAGGACTATGAAGAAGTCGGTGTGGATTCAATTGATGAAGAGGGAGAAGAAGAAGCAGAAGAGTATTAA